A DNA window from Rubrobacter calidifluminis contains the following coding sequences:
- a CDS encoding DUF3006 domain-containing protein — MRVQIDRFEDGGWAVLVPYPRSGVTFDVPREMIPPGCSAGDVLVARFIPDEAESRRAEEEGRALMNRLLGRGELDEA, encoded by the coding sequence ATGCGGGTACAGATCGACAGGTTCGAAGACGGTGGATGGGCCGTCCTTGTGCCATATCCGCGGAGTGGCGTCACCTTCGACGTGCCAAGGGAGATGATTCCGCCAGGGTGCTCCGCGGGGGACGTACTTGTGGCCAGGTTCATACCGGACGAGGCGGAGAGCCGGCGTGCTGAGGAAGAAGGCCGCGCCCTCATGAACAGGCTTCTCGGGAGAGGGGAGCTGGATGAGGCTTGA
- the argS gene encoding arginine--tRNA ligase, with protein sequence MRLEQRLAAAIRDAARRVYDVELDGVHVERPGDPGHGDYASNVALAGARIFRRNPREVAAELCSALRSELVERAEAAGPGFINLRLSARALWAEIEELLRQGRSYGRREPYGEPVILEYVSANPTGPLTVAHGRHAAYGDSLARILSASGRRVFREYYVNDGGNQIRLLGESVAARYAALYGREWEVSDPGSLYQGDYITDIARDLAAERADDLFEAPTEEAIKEISAFAVRWCMREIERSLARARVGFDGYFSERSLYESGKIEEVLQRLRLSRHTYEKEGALWLSSSDFGDDRDRVLVKSDGSYTYMAPDLAYHLDKFERGYRRAVDVLGADHAGYPPRIRAGLVALGVPEDFLDVEFVRLVKLVREGEQVKVSKRAGNFVTLDELLDEVGVDAARYFYVRSSHRTEMNFDLDLAVRQSDENPVYYVQYAHARISSIFRRAGVEAGSLDSVEPAEPAPEERLLALELLDFPRVLENAAQRREVHPIPKYLEGLATLFHRFYTVHRVLVDDEAERARRLALCAATKNVLSSGLELLGVEAPERM encoded by the coding sequence ATGAGGCTTGAGCAGAGGCTCGCCGCAGCCATAAGGGATGCCGCTCGCCGGGTGTACGACGTGGAGCTCGACGGCGTACACGTCGAGAGGCCCGGCGATCCCGGCCACGGGGATTACGCCAGCAACGTGGCGCTGGCTGGCGCCAGGATCTTCCGGCGCAATCCCAGAGAGGTGGCGGCGGAACTGTGCAGCGCACTCCGGAGCGAGCTCGTGGAGCGTGCCGAGGCTGCCGGCCCCGGGTTCATAAATCTCCGGTTGTCTGCAAGAGCGCTGTGGGCCGAAATAGAAGAGCTGCTGCGGCAGGGGCGATCCTACGGGAGGAGGGAACCGTATGGCGAGCCCGTGATACTCGAGTACGTCAGCGCGAACCCCACCGGCCCGCTGACCGTAGCCCACGGCCGGCACGCCGCCTACGGGGACTCTCTGGCCAGGATACTCTCCGCCTCGGGGAGACGGGTGTTCCGAGAGTACTACGTGAACGACGGGGGGAACCAGATACGCCTGCTGGGCGAGTCGGTCGCCGCCCGCTACGCCGCCCTCTACGGCAGGGAGTGGGAAGTTTCCGACCCGGGTTCTCTTTACCAGGGCGATTACATCACCGACATAGCTCGGGACCTCGCCGCCGAGCGGGCCGACGATCTGTTCGAGGCTCCCACGGAGGAGGCGATCAAGGAGATCAGCGCCTTCGCCGTTCGGTGGTGTATGCGGGAGATAGAGAGGAGCCTCGCCCGCGCCCGGGTCGGATTCGACGGGTATTTCAGCGAGAGGTCTCTCTACGAGTCGGGTAAGATCGAGGAAGTTCTGCAGCGGCTCAGGCTGAGCAGACACACCTACGAGAAGGAGGGGGCGCTGTGGCTCTCCTCGAGCGACTTCGGGGACGACCGCGACCGGGTACTCGTGAAGAGCGACGGCTCCTACACCTACATGGCCCCGGATCTCGCCTACCACCTGGACAAGTTCGAGCGTGGTTACCGGCGGGCGGTGGACGTCCTGGGAGCAGACCACGCGGGCTACCCGCCACGCATACGGGCTGGGCTCGTGGCGCTCGGGGTGCCGGAGGACTTCCTCGATGTCGAGTTCGTACGGCTGGTCAAGCTCGTTCGGGAGGGTGAGCAGGTGAAGGTGAGCAAGCGAGCGGGCAATTTCGTCACCCTGGACGAACTCCTCGACGAGGTCGGCGTGGACGCCGCGCGCTACTTCTACGTCCGCTCCTCTCACCGTACGGAGATGAACTTCGACCTCGATCTCGCTGTTCGGCAGTCGGACGAGAACCCGGTCTACTACGTGCAGTACGCGCACGCGCGGATCTCCTCCATATTTCGGAGGGCCGGTGTCGAGGCGGGGTCGCTCGACTCCGTCGAGCCTGCTGAGCCTGCCCCAGAGGAGCGCCTCCTTGCCCTGGAGCTGCTCGACTTCCCGCGGGTGCTGGAGAACGCCGCGCAGAGGCGGGAGGTGCACCCGATACCGAAATACCTCGAAGGGCTCGCCACGCTCTTCCACCGCTTTTACACGGTGCACCGGGTGCTCGTGGACGACGAAGCCGAGCGTGCGAGGCGGCTCGCCCTCTGCGCCGCCACCAAGAACGTGCTGAGCTCTGGCCTCGAGCTGCTCGGGGTCGAGGCTCCGGAGAGGATGTAG